The Trichomycterus rosablanca isolate fTriRos1 chromosome 15, fTriRos1.hap1, whole genome shotgun sequence genome contains a region encoding:
- the LOC134328459 gene encoding NACHT, LRR and PYD domains-containing protein 3-like, with protein MEGARPDSPEPSCVSMKSDQSMELPFHFKDGGCSTDLSVMEGTRPDSPEPSCVSMKSDRSIDPPLNFKDGGCSTDLSVMEGTRPDSPEPSCVSMKSDQSMGSLPQFKDGGCSTDLSVMKGARTDSPEPSCVSMKSDQSMEPPHHFKDRGDFTDLRSQKKKLNVTYRDQLESIYKELELKVMSMLKNELNKFKKLLNEDYPACSEQEVKDVEDLSSFSEGALKITLNVLKIMNQTDLANTLQSKLLVSVYQKKLKSNLREKCKRISEGISQHGSSALLNQIYIELYITEGWSGDVNNEHEVKQIEAASRRPAAQEIPIKCNDLFKDTSTRTVLTKGIAGIGKTVSVQKFILDWTEGKANQDIIFIFPLPFRELNLMKQENLSLMELIYQFFPEVKELPSLDCDAYKVLFIFDGLDECRLPLDFQNNERLCNITKSVKIDVLLTNLIKGNLLPSAHLWITTRSGAANQIPPECVDQVTEVRGFSDPQKEEYFRKRISDENLASKIITHMKSSRSLYIMCHIPVFCWISASVLERILDGAEGKEIPKTLTQMFTYFLIFQIKHKEQKYHGKSDPDPDQTRETILALGKLAFQQLEKGNLIFYEEDLTECGIDVKNTSVYSGVCTQIFKKEAGLHLGQIFSFVHLSVQEFLAALYVFLTFINKNRNVQVMQNTEFFNIFRNYTNMFDFLKSAVDKALQSRNGHLDLFLRFLLGLSLESNQTLLRGLLPQTGSSSYNKEETVRYIKERISENPSPEKSINLFHCLNELNDDSLVQEVQQYLTRRGYVNDDRLRLSPAEWSALVFVLLNSDQELDVFDLRKYYPSHEGLLKMLPVVKASRKAELVWCDLTEESCEVLSSVLSLNSSSLKHLNLNNNKLKDSGVKLLSAGLQNPHCKLEILDLKHLYLSNNSLKDSGVKLLSAGLENPHCKLEILWLWDCNLTEESCEVLSSVLSFNSSSLKHLNMGKNELKDSGVKLLSAGLENPHCKLEILELRRCSITDEGFTALASVLKSNPSSRLRELYLSGNNPGESGVKLLKDLKVDPQCNLKELE; from the exons ATGGAGGGTGCGAGACCAgattcacctgaacccagctgtgtctccatgaagagTGACCAGTCAATGGAACTTCCATTTCACTTTAAAGATGGAGGatgttctactgatctgag tgtgatggagggtacaagaccagattcacctgaacccagctgtgtctccatgaagagTGATCGGTCAATTGATCCTCCACTTAACTTTAAAGATGGAGGatgttctactgatctgag tgtgatggagggtacaagaccagattcacctgaacccagctgtgtctccatgaagagCGACCAGTCAATGGGATCGCTACCTCAATTTAAAGATGGAGGatgttctactgatctgag TGTGATGAAGGGTGCGAGAACAgattcacctgaacccagctgtgtctccatgaagagCGACCAGTCAATGGAACCTCCACATCACTTTAAAGATAGAGGTGATTttactgatctgag atcacaaaagaagaaattaaatgttACTTACAGAGATCAGCTGGAATCTATATAtaag GAACTGGAGCTCAAAGTCATGAGCATGTTAAAGAATGAGCTAAACAAGTTCAAAAAGCTCCTGAATGAAGATTACCCAGCATGCTCTGAGCAGGAGGTGAAGGATGTGGAAGATCTGAGTAGTTTCAGTGAGGGGGCGCTAAAGATCACACTGAATGTTCTGAAGATCATGAACCAGACAGACCTTGCTAACACCCTGCAGAGTA AACTTTTAGTCTCTGTATATCAGAAAAAACTAAAATCAAACCTGAGAGAGAAATGTAAAAGAATCAGTGAAGGAATCTCCCAGCATGGAAGCTCAGCACTTCTGAATCAGATCTACATAGAGCTCTACATCACAGAGGGTTGGAGTGGAGACGtcaataatgaacatgaggtCAAACAGAttgaagcagcatccaggagaccAGCAGCACAGGAGATTCCCATCAAATGCAACGACCTCTTTAAAGACACGTCCaccagaactgtgctgactaaaggaatcgctggaattggaaaaacagtctcagtgcagaagttcattctggacTGGACTGAAGGAAAAGCAAATCAGGACATCATCTTCATATTTCCActtccttttagagagctgaaCTTGATGAAGCAGGAAAATCTCAGTCTGATGGAACTTATTTATCAGTTTTTCCCAGAAGTGAAAGAACTACCATCATTAGACTGTGATGCTTATAAAGTTTTGTTCATctttgatggtctggatgagtgtcgacttcctctagattttcaaaataatgagcGATTGTGTAACATAACAAAGTCAGTAAAAATAGATGTGCTGCTGACAAACCTCATCAAGGGGAACCTGCTTCCCTCTGCTCACCTCTGGATCACCACTCGATCaggagcagccaatcagatccctCCTGAGTGTGTAGACCAGGTAACAGAGGTGCGAGGGTTCAGTGACCCTCAGAAAGAGGAGTACTTCAGGAAGAGGATCAGTGATGAGAACCTGGCTAGTAAAATCATCACTCACATGAAGTCATCaagaagcctctacatcatgtgtcacattccagtTTTCTGCTGGATTTCAGCCTCTGTTCTAGAGAGAATTCTGGATGGAGCTGAGGGGAAAGAGATCCCAAAAACTCTGActcaaatgttcacttactttctCATCTTCCAGATCAAACACAAGGAACAAAAGTACCATGGGAAATCTGACCCTGATccagaccagaccagagagacgatactggcactgggaaaactggccttccaacagctggagaaaggaaacctgatcttctatgaGGAAGACCTGACAGAGTGTGGCATTGATGTCAAAAACACATCAGTGTACTCAGGAGTTTGCACCCAAATCTTCAAAAAAGAGGCTGGACTGCACCTGGGTCAGAtcttcagctttgtgcacctgagtgttcaggagtttctggctgctttatatgtatttctcaccttcatcaacaaaaacagaaatgtgcaGGTGATGCAAAACACTGAATTCTTTAACATCTTTAGAAACTATACAAACATGTTTGACTTTCTGAAGAGTGCAGTGGACAAGGCCTTACAGAGTAGGAATGGACACCTGGATCTTTTCCTCCGCTTCCTCCTGGGTCTCTCACTGGAGTCCAATCAGACTCTCTTAAGAGGACtactgccacaaacaggaagtagcTCTTACAACAAAGAGGAAACAGTCAGGTACATCAAGGAGAGGATCAGTGAGAATCCCTCTCCAGagaaatccatcaatctgttccactgtctgaatgaactgaacGATGATTCTCTAGTGCAGGAAGTCCAACAATACCTGACCAGAAGAGGTTATGTTAATGACGATAGACTCCGTCTGTCTCCTGCTGAGTGGTCGgctctggtgtttgtgttgctgaaTTCAGATCAGGAGCTGGATGTGTTTGATTTGAGGAAATATTATCCATCACATGAAGGTCTTCTGAAGATGCTGCCAGTGGTGAAAGCTTCTAGAAAAGCTGA gttagTGTGGTGTGATCTAACAGaagaaagttgtgaagttctatcctcagttctcagtttaaactcctccagtctgaaacatctgaacctgaatAACAATAAACtaaaggattcaggagtgaagctgctctctgctggactgcagaatccacactgtaaactggagatactgga tctaaaACATCTGTACCTGAGTAACAATAGtttgaaggattcaggagtgaagctgctctctgctggactggagaatccacactgtaaactggagatactgtg gttgtgggATTGTAATTTAACAGaagaaagttgtgaagttctgtcctcagttctcagttttaactcctccagtctgaaacatctgaacatgGGTAAGAatgaactgaaggattcaggagtgaagctgctctctgctggactggagaatccacactgtaaactggagatactgga GTTGAGGAGATGCAGtattacagatgaaggttttactgctctggcttcagttctgaaatcaaatccatcatcacgtCTGAGAGAACTGTATTTAAGCGGCAATAATCCAGGAGAATCAGGAGTAAAACTGCTTAAAGATCTAAAGGTGGATCCACAATGTAACTTGAAGGAACTAGAGTGA